One genomic segment of Synechocystis sp. LKSZ1 includes these proteins:
- a CDS encoding Rrf2 family transcriptional regulator, giving the protein MKTSSYVLLDLPSKVEYALLALLEIASQHSRQTPLTVGDITDKQPIPERYLEQILGQLRRGGVLKSQRGAKGGYLLAQDPEQIKILDVVATIEGEHQWGTESERLTPESQLIRDEWQKASLAAQSILENCSLKDLCDRRQAYGEAGFMYYI; this is encoded by the coding sequence TTGAAAACTTCCAGCTACGTCCTCCTCGACCTGCCCTCCAAGGTAGAGTACGCCCTGCTTGCGCTGTTAGAAATTGCTAGTCAGCACAGCCGACAAACCCCCCTAACCGTCGGGGATATTACGGACAAGCAACCGATTCCTGAGCGTTATCTCGAACAGATTCTCGGCCAATTACGCCGCGGGGGGGTACTCAAAAGTCAGCGGGGTGCTAAGGGCGGCTACCTTCTGGCCCAGGATCCAGAACAGATCAAGATTTTGGATGTAGTGGCCACCATCGAAGGGGAACATCAATGGGGAACCGAATCGGAGCGCCTAACTCCGGAGAGCCAACTAATCCGCGACGAATGGCAAAAGGCCAGCTTGGCCGCCCAATCGATACTAGAGAATTGCTCCTTAAAAGACCTCTGTGACCGTCGTCAGGCCTATGGCGAAGCTGGCTTTATGTATTACATCTAG